Proteins co-encoded in one Desulfitobacterium hafniense DCB-2 genomic window:
- a CDS encoding DAK2 domain-containing protein → MNGDTGNMITGQQWKQMMRSGARALERKKHDVDALNVFPVPDGDTGTNMNFTIQSAVRDADKTSGATVAEVAAAVSMGSLMGARGNSGVILSQLLRGIAKGLEGHKEAGGQQIAQALQMGVDTAYKAVMRPVEGTILTVAREVAKGAQSSAKQGSDPVKVLKDAYGRGQLTLEKTPDMLPTLKQAGVVDAGGQGFLIILSGWIAALEGQEIEEENVLPVSQVEPQTVRGITAVEDLEFPYCTEFLVKGQNLQVEKIREDLADRGDSLLVVGTEEVVKIHVHVKNPGKILDYAIQWGTLHEVAIHNMLAQNEAMAHAQKMEDIPEENRSKAGQEQEPGSGEEKEHGIVAVAMGEGIAEVFKSLGVDEVIFGGQTMNPSTENLVEAVRKVAAKNVYILPNNGNIVMAARQVKDIVTDRNVFIIPTKSIPQGISALVNYNPYGDAEENARTMEEGLSLIKSGEVTYAVRDSQFGDLEIKEGDILGLIEDVIQVTGRERLQVAQETLGKMNWKEHDLLTVFYGEDVSEEQAQELRAWIEAEAPHIELELYPGNQPLYYYIFGVE, encoded by the coding sequence TTGAATGGAGATACAGGCAATATGATTACAGGACAACAGTGGAAACAAATGATGCGCTCCGGTGCGAGAGCCTTGGAACGCAAGAAGCATGATGTGGATGCATTGAATGTTTTCCCCGTACCTGATGGCGATACCGGAACGAATATGAATTTTACAATTCAATCGGCTGTAAGGGATGCCGATAAAACTTCGGGAGCGACCGTGGCTGAAGTCGCCGCCGCCGTCTCTATGGGTTCTCTGATGGGAGCCCGTGGGAACTCCGGGGTTATTTTATCGCAGCTTTTACGGGGGATTGCCAAGGGTCTGGAAGGGCATAAGGAAGCCGGCGGCCAGCAAATCGCCCAGGCCTTGCAGATGGGCGTGGACACTGCCTATAAAGCCGTCATGAGGCCTGTGGAGGGAACTATTCTCACGGTGGCCCGGGAAGTGGCCAAAGGGGCACAAAGCAGTGCCAAGCAGGGCTCGGATCCTGTGAAGGTTCTGAAAGATGCCTATGGACGCGGACAGCTTACCCTGGAAAAAACACCGGATATGCTTCCCACCTTGAAGCAGGCCGGGGTGGTCGACGCCGGAGGACAAGGATTCCTCATTATACTGAGCGGTTGGATTGCAGCTCTGGAAGGCCAGGAGATTGAAGAAGAAAACGTTCTCCCTGTGTCGCAAGTTGAACCGCAAACAGTGCGGGGAATTACTGCGGTGGAGGATCTGGAATTTCCTTATTGTACGGAATTCTTAGTTAAAGGCCAGAACCTTCAGGTTGAAAAAATCCGTGAAGATTTAGCGGATCGCGGAGACTCACTCTTGGTTGTGGGCACAGAAGAAGTGGTAAAAATTCATGTTCATGTGAAGAATCCGGGAAAAATTCTGGATTATGCTATCCAATGGGGAACCCTTCATGAGGTAGCGATTCATAATATGTTAGCTCAAAATGAAGCCATGGCCCATGCTCAAAAGATGGAAGACATTCCGGAGGAAAACCGGTCAAAAGCCGGTCAAGAGCAAGAACCGGGTTCGGGGGAAGAGAAAGAGCACGGTATCGTGGCTGTAGCCATGGGTGAAGGTATAGCCGAGGTCTTTAAAAGTTTAGGCGTGGATGAAGTCATTTTTGGCGGCCAGACTATGAACCCCAGCACAGAGAACTTAGTGGAAGCCGTTCGCAAGGTTGCTGCTAAAAATGTTTATATCTTGCCCAACAATGGCAATATCGTCATGGCGGCCCGCCAGGTTAAAGATATCGTGACGGATCGCAATGTATTTATTATTCCTACTAAATCTATCCCTCAGGGTATTTCTGCCCTGGTCAATTACAATCCTTATGGCGATGCCGAGGAGAATGCCAGAACGATGGAAGAAGGGCTGTCCCTGATCAAATCGGGAGAAGTTACTTATGCCGTCCGGGATTCTCAGTTTGGTGATTTAGAGATCAAAGAAGGGGACATTCTGGGTTTAATTGAGGATGTTATCCAAGTCACGGGCAGAGAACGCCTTCAGGTTGCTCAGGAGACCTTGGGCAAAATGAACTGGAAAGAACATGATTTGCTCACCGTTTTCTACGGAGAAGATGTTTCCGAAGAACAAGCGCAAGAGCTCAGAGCATGGATTGAAGCAGAAGCCCCCCATATCGAACTGGAGCTTTATCCCGGCAATCAACCCCTGTATTATTATATTTTCGGGGTAGAATAA
- the rpmB gene encoding 50S ribosomal protein L28 — protein sequence MANVCAICGKGVASGIQVSHSHIRTKRTWKPNLQRVHAIVNGTPTRISVCTRCLRSGKVQRAV from the coding sequence ATGGCTAATGTATGTGCTATTTGCGGAAAAGGGGTTGCTTCAGGTATTCAGGTCAGCCACTCCCATATCCGGACAAAGCGGACTTGGAAACCTAACCTGCAAAGGGTTCACGCCATCGTCAACGGCACTCCGACCCGGATCAGTGTTTGCACCAGATGCTTACGTTCCGGTAAAGTTCAACGTGCAGTATAA
- the sdaAB gene encoding L-serine ammonia-lyase, iron-sulfur-dependent subunit beta produces MGRSTVFDLIGPVMVGPSSSHTAGAVRLGAMARKICGGQIVEAVLTLHGSFAETGKGHGTNLALAAGLLGMHTDDERIPQALAMAEEQGIAIKFRSGDLGDVHPNTVKIKLKAKEGQEVEVVGSSIGGGRIIIGGIDQFKVEIMGDYHTLVVLQNDLPGVVAQVSSLIAATQINIAQMRVSREKKGAHALMIIETDQAIDPAALALIKKLPAVNQAMAIEPLD; encoded by the coding sequence ATGGGACGGAGTACCGTTTTTGATTTAATCGGCCCGGTTATGGTCGGCCCTTCCAGTTCACACACCGCAGGGGCCGTACGGCTGGGGGCTATGGCCCGAAAGATATGCGGCGGGCAGATCGTTGAGGCTGTGTTAACCCTTCATGGCTCCTTTGCCGAGACGGGCAAAGGCCACGGGACGAATCTTGCTTTAGCGGCAGGATTATTAGGAATGCATACCGATGACGAGAGGATTCCTCAAGCCCTGGCGATGGCCGAAGAGCAGGGAATCGCCATAAAATTTAGAAGCGGGGACTTGGGGGATGTCCATCCCAATACCGTCAAGATCAAGTTGAAAGCCAAGGAAGGGCAAGAGGTGGAAGTAGTGGGTTCTTCCATCGGCGGGGGCCGCATCATCATTGGCGGCATTGATCAATTTAAGGTAGAGATCATGGGAGATTACCATACTTTAGTGGTTCTGCAGAATGATCTGCCCGGTGTGGTGGCCCAAGTCAGCTCTCTGATCGCCGCCACCCAGATCAATATCGCTCAGATGAGGGTTTCCAGGGAGAAAAAAGGAGCCCATGCGCTGATGATTATCGAGACGGATCAAGCCATCGATCCGGCCGCCTTAGCTTTGATCAAAAAGCTCCCGGCAGTGAATCAGGCTATGGCCATAGAACCCTTGGATTGA
- a CDS encoding Asp23/Gls24 family envelope stress response protein: protein MGKEINNNLGKIDISEEVIATIAGAAAVECYGLVGMASRKSSDKFSELLGRENLARGVVVSIDDNQVVIDLYIIVGYGVKISEVAANVIERVRYTTENLTGLKVAQVNVNVQGVRVLD from the coding sequence ATGGGTAAAGAGATTAATAATAATTTGGGGAAAATCGATATCTCCGAAGAGGTTATTGCGACGATAGCAGGTGCTGCCGCAGTTGAATGTTATGGTCTTGTCGGGATGGCTTCCCGAAAATCCTCGGATAAGTTCTCCGAACTCTTGGGCCGCGAAAATTTAGCCCGTGGGGTTGTTGTATCCATCGATGATAATCAGGTGGTTATTGATCTGTATATTATTGTCGGTTATGGAGTTAAGATTTCTGAAGTAGCAGCCAATGTCATAGAACGGGTTCGCTATACCACTGAAAATCTAACCGGTCTCAAGGTAGCGCAGGTCAATGTCAATGTCCAGGGTGTCCGTGTCTTGGATTGA
- the sdaAA gene encoding L-serine ammonia-lyase, iron-sulfur-dependent, subunit alpha yields MRSTMDYLALAEEKGKRFGEIVLKEQAEEAEKSQDELRTRMAANLQVMREAVQSGLRGERKSLSGLVGGEALKVETLRRSGKSLIGERVSGAIARALAVVEVNASMGKIVAAPTAGSCGVLPAVLLTAEEALGSSEEDMMTALFCAAGIGMIIADRANVSGAEGGCQAEIGSAAGMAAAAAAELAGGSPQACIHAAAIAMKSFLGLVCDPVAGLVEVPCVKRNATAATVALAAAEMALSGIESAIPLDEVIDAMNEIGKSMPCSLRETAQGGLAITPTGQRIQAEFL; encoded by the coding sequence ATGCGTTCCACCATGGATTATCTGGCCCTGGCTGAAGAAAAAGGAAAAAGGTTTGGCGAAATCGTCTTGAAGGAGCAGGCTGAAGAAGCAGAGAAAAGCCAGGATGAGTTAAGAACAAGAATGGCCGCCAATCTTCAGGTGATGAGGGAAGCTGTTCAAAGCGGGCTGAGGGGAGAAAGGAAATCCTTATCAGGGTTGGTGGGCGGAGAAGCCCTCAAAGTAGAAACTTTGCGCCGTTCCGGGAAGAGCTTGATCGGGGAGCGGGTCAGCGGAGCGATTGCCAGAGCTTTGGCCGTGGTAGAAGTCAACGCCAGTATGGGTAAAATCGTGGCAGCTCCTACGGCTGGGTCCTGTGGGGTCCTGCCGGCGGTATTGCTGACTGCTGAGGAGGCCCTTGGCTCTTCTGAGGAAGACATGATGACCGCCCTCTTTTGTGCTGCGGGAATCGGCATGATCATAGCCGATCGGGCCAATGTCTCGGGAGCGGAGGGAGGGTGCCAGGCTGAGATCGGCTCTGCTGCGGGAATGGCCGCGGCAGCAGCGGCGGAATTGGCAGGTGGGAGTCCCCAAGCTTGTATCCATGCTGCAGCCATAGCGATGAAATCCTTCTTGGGGTTGGTTTGTGACCCTGTAGCCGGTCTTGTGGAAGTTCCCTGTGTCAAACGCAATGCCACCGCAGCCACTGTGGCTCTTGCGGCGGCGGAGATGGCTTTATCCGGGATAGAAAGTGCGATTCCTTTAGACGAAGTCATTGATGCCATGAACGAAATCGGCAAAAGTATGCCCTGCTCGCTTCGGGAAACGGCTCAGGGAGGATTAGCCATTACCCCAACCGGGCAGAGAATTCAGGCGGAATTCTTATGA
- the recG gene encoding ATP-dependent DNA helicase RecG gives MIGNQGKIVLNHLQRAIAAEEKQGCCNTGVIGGFHLFLKGILSRLEQLEKNEDFKVLKDITGHYKDWSPLQRRQALAHLRRFIEEHQELEAHQEAGSQGQASVQPENRSLPEKEPPQPSDTLPVSEKSDPDKKERTAKPSPSRSLQFLKGVGPERAKLLAQIGLHTVKDLFFYFPRRYEDRSLQSIGELKDGELASVAGKVVAGQIARGKLKVVKLSIEQDGRLVYAVWFNQTYILKQYPVGTSVIVTGKVRWQQRVPEIQATDIQKAGAAQPAAILPVYSETARLSSKVIRTIVQGVLGQAPELFPEFLPPEEGKGWVPRAQAYQEIHFPRTFHSLGQARERLVFEEVLFLQLSVARLRSGVQRENSPQLKSGESLVQRFLASLPFELTQAQKRVIQEIFRDMANTQGMARLVQGDVGSGKTAVAMAALLMAVGSGYQGAMMAPTEILALQHYQSLAAAFKPLGLHVVCLLGSQTKSERDKILTEIAYGKAHVIVGTHALIQESVQFHSLGLAITDEQHRFGVKQRTSLQTKGENPHVLVLTATPIPRTLALTLYGDLQLSALDEMPQGRKPIMTRKLTERGRPSLEKFMEEQMEKGRQIYVVCPLVEESENVDLISATERFQSLLERFPNRRVSLLHGRMKGVQKEEIMTAFQKGEVDILVSTTVVEVGVNVPNATVMVIEGAERFGLAQLHQLRGRVGRGSEQSYCFLLSDAKNSRRLEVLCETQDGFKIAEEDLKIRGAGELLGTRQHGVMELRLADLSRDGRLVEQAYQLAQKVLTHPDRYPGVWQECDQFFSLENIGLH, from the coding sequence ATGATCGGCAACCAAGGAAAAATAGTATTGAATCATCTCCAACGAGCTATTGCTGCGGAAGAAAAGCAAGGCTGCTGCAACACAGGCGTCATCGGCGGGTTTCATCTCTTTTTAAAAGGAATTCTCAGCCGCCTGGAGCAATTGGAGAAGAATGAAGACTTTAAGGTACTGAAGGATATTACCGGCCATTACAAAGACTGGAGCCCTCTACAGCGCCGCCAGGCTCTGGCCCATCTCCGTCGTTTTATCGAAGAGCATCAGGAGCTGGAAGCACATCAGGAAGCGGGGAGCCAAGGTCAGGCTTCTGTCCAGCCAGAAAACCGGTCCTTGCCGGAAAAAGAACCTCCTCAGCCATCGGATACCCTTCCTGTCTCCGAAAAATCCGACCCCGACAAAAAAGAAAGAACCGCCAAGCCTTCCCCGTCCCGCTCCCTGCAGTTCCTTAAAGGGGTGGGACCGGAACGGGCGAAGCTTCTGGCTCAGATCGGTTTACATACAGTCAAGGATCTCTTCTTCTATTTTCCCCGTCGTTATGAAGACAGAAGTCTGCAATCCATTGGCGAACTTAAAGATGGAGAATTAGCCTCTGTGGCCGGAAAAGTAGTGGCCGGGCAAATAGCCAGAGGGAAGCTGAAGGTGGTTAAGCTCAGCATCGAGCAGGATGGCCGCTTAGTCTACGCAGTCTGGTTTAACCAAACCTATATCCTCAAGCAATACCCTGTAGGAACCTCCGTCATTGTGACGGGAAAGGTCAGGTGGCAGCAGCGGGTGCCGGAAATCCAGGCCACCGATATTCAAAAGGCAGGAGCAGCACAGCCGGCAGCCATCCTGCCGGTCTACTCGGAAACAGCCCGTCTTTCCTCCAAAGTGATACGAACCATTGTGCAGGGAGTTTTGGGTCAGGCTCCCGAGCTGTTTCCCGAGTTTCTGCCTCCTGAGGAAGGAAAGGGATGGGTTCCTCGTGCCCAGGCTTATCAAGAGATTCATTTTCCCCGGACCTTCCACAGTTTGGGTCAAGCCCGTGAACGCTTGGTCTTTGAAGAAGTGCTCTTTCTGCAATTGTCTGTTGCCCGTTTAAGATCCGGAGTACAAAGGGAAAACAGCCCTCAGCTTAAGAGCGGGGAGAGCCTGGTTCAGCGGTTTTTAGCGAGCCTGCCTTTTGAACTGACTCAGGCCCAAAAGCGGGTGATTCAGGAAATCTTCCGGGATATGGCCAATACTCAAGGTATGGCCCGTCTGGTCCAGGGGGATGTGGGCTCAGGCAAGACCGCAGTGGCTATGGCCGCTTTGCTGATGGCTGTGGGCTCAGGCTATCAGGGGGCCATGATGGCTCCCACCGAGATCTTGGCTTTGCAGCATTACCAATCCTTGGCGGCCGCTTTTAAGCCCCTGGGGCTGCATGTCGTTTGCCTTTTGGGCAGCCAGACCAAAAGCGAAAGGGATAAGATTCTTACCGAGATCGCTTACGGAAAAGCCCATGTCATCGTCGGAACCCATGCTTTAATCCAAGAAAGTGTGCAGTTTCACTCCCTGGGATTAGCCATCACTGATGAGCAGCATCGTTTTGGGGTCAAACAAAGAACCTCTCTCCAGACCAAAGGGGAAAACCCCCATGTCCTGGTTCTTACCGCCACTCCTATCCCCCGGACACTGGCTCTGACTCTTTATGGCGATCTCCAGCTTTCCGCTTTGGATGAAATGCCTCAGGGCCGCAAGCCCATCATGACGCGAAAGCTGACGGAACGGGGCCGGCCCAGCCTGGAAAAATTCATGGAAGAGCAGATGGAAAAAGGCCGGCAAATCTATGTGGTCTGCCCGCTGGTGGAAGAATCGGAAAATGTGGATCTGATCTCAGCCACGGAGCGTTTTCAATCCCTGCTGGAGCGGTTTCCTAACCGTCGGGTAAGCCTTCTCCACGGCCGCATGAAAGGGGTTCAAAAAGAAGAGATCATGACCGCCTTCCAGAAAGGGGAAGTGGATATCCTGGTCTCTACCACGGTGGTGGAGGTAGGAGTCAATGTCCCCAATGCCACCGTGATGGTTATCGAGGGAGCGGAACGTTTTGGCCTGGCCCAGTTGCACCAGCTCAGGGGCAGAGTAGGCAGGGGTAGTGAGCAGTCCTATTGTTTCCTCTTGTCCGATGCCAAAAACAGCCGCCGCCTGGAAGTCCTTTGTGAGACTCAGGATGGTTTTAAGATTGCTGAGGAAGACTTAAAGATCCGAGGAGCCGGGGAATTGCTGGGGACCAGACAGCATGGGGTGATGGAATTGCGTCTGGCCGACTTATCCCGGGATGGCCGTCTCGTGGAGCAAGCCTATCAATTGGCTCAAAAAGTTCTCACCCATCCTGACCGTTATCCCGGAGTATGGCAAGAATGTGATCAGTTTTTTTCTTTAGAAAACATTGGCCTTCATTAA